One window of the Nicotiana tabacum cultivar K326 chromosome 4, ASM71507v2, whole genome shotgun sequence genome contains the following:
- the LOC107809666 gene encoding uncharacterized protein LOC107809666, translating to MRRGSWETKLLQELVLYAASAALSSLVLFVGLRQLDPNRHASKKALEHKKEIAKRLGRPLVQTNPYEDIIACDVINPDHIDVEFDSIGGLESIKQALYELVILPLRRPELFSGKLLGPQKGVLLYGPPGTGKTMLAKAIAKESGAVFINVKISNLMSKWFGDAQKLVSALFSLAYKLQPAIIFIDEVDSFLGQRKATDNEALANMKTEFMALWDGFTTDHNARVMVLAATNRPSELDEAILRRLPQAFEIGMPDCKERAEILKVILKGEKVQDNIDYDRIASLCDGYTGSDLLELCKKAAYFPIRNLLNDEKSGKRSAEPRPLSESDLERVLATSKKTNVAASEYSRLSSLSAGWSGHADSDDYPVQEAISELSKLVITQILNLRSDNRDS from the exons ATGAGGCGCGGTTCATGGGAGACGAAGTTGTTGCAAGAATTGGTTCTGTATGCGGCAAGTGCTGCTCTGAGCAGCCTCGTTTTGTTTGTGGGGCTCCGACAACTTGACCCGAACCGACATGCGTCCAAGAAGGCTCTCGAGCACAAGAAGGAAATTGCTAAGCGCCTTGGACGACCTCTAGTTCAAACTAACCCCTATGAG GATATAATAGCCTGTGATGTGATTAACCCTGATCATATAGATGTGGAATTTGATTCAATTGGTGGATTGGAATCTATTAAGCAAGCTCTATATGAATTGGTAATACTTCCCCTGAGGAGGCCTGAACTCTTTTCTGGGAAACTTCTGGGTCCTCAAAAAGGAGTGTTGCTCTATGGACCGCCTGGCACTGGAAAGACCATGCTTGCCAAAGCAATTGCTAAAGAGTCAGGTGCTGTTTTTATTAATGTGAAAATATCGAATCTGATGAGCAAATGGTTTGGTGATGCCCAAAAGCTGG TTTCCGCTTTGTTTAGTTTGGCGTATAAGCTTCAGCCAGCAATCATATTCATTGACGAAGTGGACAGCTTTTTGGGTCAGCGCAAGGCTACTGACAATGAGGCATTAGCAAACATGAAGACTGAATTCATGGCTTTATGGGATGGTTTTACCACAGATC ATAATGCCCGGGTTATGGTACTTGCTGCTACTAATCGGCCATCTGAGCTTGATGAAGCAATTCTTCGACGCCTTCCTCAGGCCTTTGAGATCGGTATGCCTGACTGCAAAGAGAGAGCTGAGATTTTGAAGGTTATCCTGAAGGGCGAGAAGGTACAAGATAACATTGACTATGACCGCATTGCTAGTTTGTGTGATGGATACACTGGTTCAGATCTTCTTGAGCTTTGTAAAAAAGCTGCCTACTTCCCCATCCGGAACCTGCTCAATGATGAGAAGAGTGGAAAGCGATCTGCG GAGCCAAGGCCGCTGTCGGAATCAGATTTGGAAAGGGTTTTAGCTACATCGAAAAAGACAAATGTTGCTGCAAGTGAATACAGCAGATTAAGTTCACTGTCAGCAGGATGGTCAGGGCATGCAGATTCAGATGATTACCCTGTCCAAGAAGCAATTAGTGAGCTTTCGAAGCTTGTGATTACCCAAATTTTGAATCTCCGGTCAGATAACCGGGATTCTTAA